In one Arthrobacter jinronghuae genomic region, the following are encoded:
- a CDS encoding LPXTG cell wall anchor domain-containing protein — protein sequence MSPDLAGTGATGTSLALLGAGGLLVAGAAGVYFTRRRGAEES from the coding sequence GTGAGCCCTGACCTGGCAGGCACCGGTGCAACCGGCACCTCGCTCGCACTGTTGGGAGCCGGAGGCCTTCTTGTCGCTGGTGCTGCCGGCGTGTACTTCACGCGTCGCCGCGGAGCCGAGGAATCGTAG
- the erm gene encoding 23S ribosomal RNA methyltransferase Erm, which produces MGARTQYGGREELGQNFLIHQPTIRLVTGLVRSSGGGSILELGAGDGALTRPLAALGRDLLAIDLDPGCVERLQRRVPAARVRQADALTVPFDRPVIVGNIPFHLTTPILRRLLTTGTWTQAVLLTQWEVARKRAGVGGGTLLTAQTSPWFEFDLRGRVPAAGFRPRPTVDGGVLCLRRRKVPLLGPQDRAAYERFVRGIFSGPGAGLGEILGRYLGSARAARTALSAAGVPVQALPRDVAAAQWPRLWQATASAKGPAGEAGLARANVSRPSR; this is translated from the coding sequence GTGGGAGCGAGAACCCAGTATGGCGGCCGGGAGGAGCTCGGCCAGAATTTCCTGATCCACCAACCCACTATCCGTTTGGTCACTGGCCTGGTCCGTTCCTCGGGCGGCGGGAGCATCCTCGAACTCGGTGCCGGCGACGGCGCCCTGACCCGTCCGCTCGCAGCCCTCGGCCGTGACCTGCTGGCCATTGACTTGGATCCAGGCTGCGTAGAACGACTGCAACGGCGTGTGCCCGCAGCACGGGTGCGGCAGGCCGATGCCCTGACCGTTCCATTTGACCGACCTGTGATTGTGGGCAATATTCCCTTTCACCTGACTACCCCGATCCTGCGCCGTCTGCTGACAACGGGTACCTGGACCCAAGCGGTGCTGCTGACCCAGTGGGAGGTCGCCCGCAAGCGGGCCGGGGTCGGCGGCGGAACCCTGCTGACGGCCCAAACCTCTCCCTGGTTCGAATTCGACCTTCGGGGCCGGGTGCCAGCAGCCGGGTTCCGCCCTCGCCCCACAGTGGACGGCGGAGTCCTCTGCCTCCGGCGTCGCAAGGTTCCGCTGCTGGGACCGCAGGACCGGGCAGCCTACGAGCGGTTCGTGCGCGGCATCTTCAGCGGTCCCGGAGCAGGGCTGGGGGAGATCCTCGGCAGGTATCTTGGGTCCGCACGGGCCGCACGGACCGCGTTGTCCGCTGCGGGAGTTCCGGTGCAGGCGCTGCCCAGGGATGTAGCCGCCGCGCAGTGGCCGCGGTTGTGGCAGGCAACCGCCTCCGCCAAGGGGCCGGCAGGTGAGGCAGGGCTGGCCAGGGCGAATGTGTCGCGGCCGAGCAGGTAG
- a CDS encoding FHA domain-containing protein codes for MAGEQYSAERAGNRRAPSAEDTTSISLPPMSDAASVEPKLTPDERAAVAALPARSALLIAHSGPNAGARFLLDQDVTTAGRHPNADVFLDDVTVSRKHVEFRRTPEGFRVVDSMSLNGTYVNHDRVDSVLLRTGSEVQIGKFRLTFYAARPATAGN; via the coding sequence ATGGCGGGCGAGCAGTACAGCGCCGAACGAGCGGGCAACCGACGGGCGCCCAGCGCGGAAGACACTACATCCATCAGTCTTCCCCCGATGTCCGATGCCGCATCCGTCGAGCCCAAGTTGACTCCGGACGAGCGAGCCGCCGTCGCGGCCCTCCCTGCGCGCTCAGCCCTGCTGATTGCCCACAGCGGTCCGAACGCCGGTGCGCGCTTCCTGCTGGACCAGGACGTCACCACTGCCGGACGGCACCCCAACGCAGACGTTTTCCTCGATGACGTCACTGTTTCACGCAAGCATGTTGAGTTCCGCCGCACCCCCGAGGGGTTCCGCGTGGTGGACTCCATGAGCCTGAACGGCACGTACGTCAACCATGACCGGGTGGACAGCGTGCTGCTGCGTACCGGGAGCGAAGTGCAGATCGGTAAGTTCCGACTCACTTTTTACGCTGCCCGCCCCGCAACTGCCGGAAACTAG
- the ftsR gene encoding transcriptional regulator FtsR: MSASQSVRRTTGPERLRGRVLNIGEVLSELSTDFPAISASKIRFLEEKGLVTPQRTAAGYRKYSPADVERLRFVLALQRDQYLPLKVIKDYLDAIDRGERPESLPGGMSLAPRVVSDQLAGELAARSHARTLTFNELVKESGATTELVHSLVSYGLITSAEENYDEHALKVAKACVQLEAHGIEPRHLRPFRAAADRELGLVERVVAPVASRRDVASKARAAETAREISDLCLSLHSALVHGQIARMEG; encoded by the coding sequence ATGTCAGCATCACAGTCCGTCAGGCGCACCACCGGACCGGAACGGCTGCGCGGCAGGGTGCTGAATATCGGCGAGGTCCTGAGCGAGCTAAGCACGGACTTCCCTGCCATCAGCGCGTCCAAGATCCGTTTCCTCGAGGAAAAGGGTCTGGTGACGCCGCAGCGAACGGCCGCCGGTTACCGCAAGTACAGTCCGGCCGACGTCGAGCGCCTTCGGTTTGTGCTGGCACTGCAGCGGGACCAGTACCTGCCGCTGAAGGTCATCAAGGATTATCTGGATGCGATTGACCGGGGGGAGCGGCCCGAGTCGCTTCCCGGCGGTATGTCCCTTGCCCCGCGCGTTGTTTCGGACCAGCTGGCCGGAGAGCTCGCGGCCCGTTCCCATGCGCGGACCCTGACCTTCAACGAACTGGTCAAGGAATCCGGCGCCACCACGGAATTGGTGCACAGCCTGGTCAGCTACGGGCTGATCACCAGTGCCGAAGAGAACTATGACGAGCATGCGCTGAAGGTGGCGAAGGCCTGTGTCCAGCTGGAGGCCCACGGCATCGAACCGCGCCACCTGCGTCCGTTCCGGGCGGCCGCGGACCGTGAGCTCGGACTGGTTGAACGCGTGGTTGCGCCCGTCGCCTCCCGCCGGGACGTCGCCTCGAAGGCCCGCGCCGCTGAGACCGCCCGTGAGATCAGCGACCTGTGCCTGAGCCTGCACAGTGCTCTGGTGCATGGCCAAATTGCGCGGATGGAGGGCTGA
- a CDS encoding bifunctional nuclease family protein, which produces MQEVEVVGVRIELPSNQPLVLLKEINGERHLPIWIGAPEASAIAFVQQGIVPPRPMTHDLLVNLIHALKREVTLVRLISVEDTVFHAEIVFEDGTAVNSRASDAIAVALRIPCPIYCADEVLNEAGVRIADADPEDEEEQDNAEQEMRQFREFLADVEPEDFER; this is translated from the coding sequence ATGCAGGAAGTAGAAGTTGTCGGCGTGCGGATCGAACTCCCGTCCAACCAGCCGCTGGTCCTGCTCAAGGAAATCAACGGCGAACGGCACCTGCCTATCTGGATCGGTGCCCCGGAAGCCAGTGCCATTGCCTTTGTGCAGCAGGGAATCGTTCCCCCGCGCCCCATGACGCATGACCTGCTGGTGAACCTGATTCACGCCCTCAAGCGCGAAGTGACACTCGTCCGGCTGATCTCCGTGGAGGACACCGTGTTCCACGCGGAGATTGTCTTCGAGGACGGAACCGCCGTGAATTCGCGGGCATCGGACGCGATTGCGGTTGCCCTGCGGATTCCGTGCCCTATTTACTGCGCCGACGAAGTCCTCAATGAGGCCGGCGTCCGCATTGCCGATGCCGATCCCGAAGACGAAGAAGAGCAGGACAACGCGGAGCAGGAGATGCGCCAGTTCCGCGAGTTCCTGGCCGACGTCGAGCCCGAAGACTTCGAACGCTGA
- a CDS encoding MerR family transcriptional regulator: MSPKGDAGEHAAAPGSIPSQSAQGLLFTEDLPLLDEDAGYRGPTACKAAGITYRQLDYWARTGLVEPAVRGAAGSGTQRLYGFRDILVLKVVKRLLDTGVSLQQIRTAVEHLRERGVEDLAQITLMSDGASVYECTSADEVIDLVQGGQGVFGIAVGRVWREVEGSLAQLPSEHVNEQDFPGDELSQRRIARKIS, translated from the coding sequence GTGAGTCCGAAAGGCGATGCCGGCGAACACGCCGCAGCACCGGGGAGCATCCCTTCCCAGAGCGCCCAGGGCTTGCTGTTCACCGAGGACCTGCCTCTTCTCGACGAAGACGCTGGCTACCGCGGCCCTACCGCCTGCAAGGCTGCAGGGATAACTTACCGCCAGTTGGATTACTGGGCACGCACCGGGCTTGTGGAACCTGCGGTACGAGGTGCCGCCGGTTCCGGCACGCAGCGCCTCTACGGTTTCCGCGACATCCTGGTCCTGAAGGTCGTTAAGCGACTGCTGGACACCGGCGTATCACTCCAGCAGATCCGAACAGCCGTTGAGCACCTGCGTGAGCGCGGGGTCGAGGACCTGGCGCAGATCACCTTGATGAGCGACGGCGCCAGCGTTTACGAGTGCACTTCCGCCGACGAGGTCATCGACTTGGTCCAGGGCGGCCAGGGAGTCTTCGGCATAGCCGTGGGCCGCGTCTGGCGAGAGGTTGAGGGCAGCCTCGCGCAGTTGCCCAGTGAGCACGTCAACGAGCAGGACTTTCCCGGAGACGAACTGAGCCAGCGCCGCATCGCCCGCAAAATCAGTTAG
- a CDS encoding ParA family protein, translated as MQVVSISSLKGGVGKTSVTLGLASAALAAGIPTLVVDLDPHADATTGLGVSAGNQLGIGEMLRTARRAQLSDHVVPSGWVANARRLAKDSDGKKAVLDVAMGSAYSGIYDRPDLGKRDLRRLTNLLSRVSGYGLVLIDCPPSLNGLTRMAWTASNRVLLVAEPGLFSVAGTERTMRALELFREEFAPNLAPAGIIANRVRPSSNEHVFRLAEMKQMFGDLLLTPTIAEQANWQQIQGAAHSVHHWPGESAKQAAGTFDALMKNLMDSGSVRNRVMRRPVA; from the coding sequence GTGCAAGTAGTGAGCATCAGCAGCCTGAAGGGCGGCGTCGGCAAGACCTCCGTCACCCTCGGTCTGGCATCCGCAGCGCTGGCCGCCGGCATTCCGACGCTCGTCGTGGACCTGGACCCGCACGCCGATGCCACTACCGGCCTGGGTGTCAGCGCCGGCAACCAGCTCGGAATCGGCGAGATGCTCCGGACGGCCCGTCGGGCACAGCTTTCGGACCACGTAGTCCCCAGCGGCTGGGTGGCGAACGCCCGCCGCCTTGCGAAGGATTCCGACGGCAAGAAGGCCGTCCTGGATGTTGCCATGGGCTCGGCCTACTCCGGTATTTACGACCGTCCGGACCTTGGCAAGCGCGATCTTCGACGCCTGACCAACCTGCTGTCCCGGGTGTCCGGATACGGCTTGGTCCTCATCGACTGCCCGCCGTCGCTGAACGGCCTCACCCGGATGGCCTGGACCGCCAGCAACCGGGTGCTGCTGGTAGCGGAGCCGGGACTGTTCTCGGTGGCCGGCACCGAGCGGACCATGCGCGCGCTCGAACTGTTCCGGGAGGAATTCGCTCCGAACCTGGCCCCCGCCGGAATCATCGCCAACCGGGTGCGGCCCAGCTCCAACGAGCACGTTTTCCGGCTTGCTGAAATGAAGCAGATGTTCGGTGACCTGCTCCTCACACCCACCATTGCAGAACAGGCGAACTGGCAGCAGATCCAGGGTGCCGCCCATTCGGTGCACCACTGGCCGGGCGAATCGGCCAAGCAGGCAGCCGGAACCTTCGATGCCCTGATGAAGAACCTGATGGATTCCGGCAGCGTGCGCAACCGCGTGATGCGCCGCCCGGTGGCCTAG